GCCGGGTTCCGGATCTTCGCCGTGTCGCCCGCTTCCACGTGGGCCGCCGCCGGTCCGTGACACGATTCGCACCCGGCGTTCTTCACACCATAGAAGGCGGCCTTTGAATGGATGTTGGAATGGAAGGAACCGATGATTTCCTCGTGGCACTCCTTGCATTTGTCGCTGCCGACATAGCCGGTGTTCGCCGGGGAAATCCCCGCGTACGCCAGCAACAGGCAGCAGGCAAGAACCGCCGGCAGAAACAACTTCTTGCACATTGCCGTCTTCTTCATCAATCCGATCCTCCTTTGGTTGTGCCCGTTGTCGTTCCGACGCACGGTTACGATCCCGCCAACTGCAACAACATATTGTTAGCAATTCCCATACCGACGTGCGGCAAGGGACCGCATAATAATTTCTCTTTTTTTACGGTATGTTGGAAAGGACGAACTTCGTGGTTTCCCGATGATGACCGGAAGGGCGCCGCGAGGTGTTTCCTTGAGGAAACGACCGGACCCGGACGTTTCCGGATCGAAACGTCACGTTTTGCAGCTTTTTTTAACTGCAGCTACTTCTTCAGGCGCTCCCAGAGCGCTTTTCTTCCGATCTGGAGAAGATCGGAGGCGCGTGCCTTGCTCCCTCCGGCCGCCTGCAATGCCTTCTCGATATACGCCGCCTCGAACCGGCGAACCGCATCCTTCAGGGGAAGGATCTCCTCCGGAAGCGGGATCGCGGCGGGGGAGGTTCCGGCTCCGGGGAACTTCGGTGGAAGGTGCTCCGGGCCGATCGTCCCCTCCTTGCAAAGAATGGAAGCCCGTTCCATCATGTTCCACAACTCACGGACGTTTCCGGGGAACGGGTGGTCCATCAGCAGCTCCATGGCCTTCTCCGATACCCGGCGCCCGCCCCCCAGTTTTTCGACGAAGTGTTCCACCAGGAGCGGGATGTCCTCCCTTCGATCGCGCAAGGGGGGCATCTGGATCTCGAAGACGTTCAGGCGATAGAAGAGATCCGTCCGGAATCTCCCCTCATCGACCAGCACCTTCATGTCCTGCCGGTTCGTTGCCGAAATGACCCGCAGATCGACGTGGACGGTTTCGCTCCCGCCGAGCCTCGTGAAGGAACGCTCCTCGAGGACCCGAAGGAGCTTCGCCTGGGCGGAAACGGGGACTTCGGCAACTTCATCGAAGAAAAGGGTTCCCCCGTCGGCCTGCTCGATCTTTCCCGCCCTTCGCCGGTCGGCCCCGGTGAACGCTCCCTTTTCGTACCCGAAGATCTCCGCCTCGAAGAGGCTTTCGGGAATGGCGGAACAGTTGAGGGCGACGAAGGGGCCGCCCTTCCGTTTTCCCCGCCGGTGAAGCGCCCGTGCGACCAGTTCCTTGCCGGTGCCGCTTTCCCCGAGGAGAAGCACCGTGGCGTCCGTCCCGGCGACGGTCGAGACGAGATCAAAGACATCCAGCATCGGCTTGCTCCTGCCGATCAACTCATCGAAGCGAGACTGCGAGAGGATGCGCCGCTTCAGTTCCCGGTTCTCCTCCTCCAGCGAACGGAGCCGGAGAATCTTCCCAAGCAGCAGGAGAAGCGCCTCCACGGGAAAGGGCTTCGTCAGGTAATCCTCGGCCCCGCTCTTCATCGCGGCCACCGCGGATTCGACGCTGCCGTACCCGGTCATCACGACCACCGAAGGCGGGGGGGATTTCCCCCTGGCCGTCCGCAGCACCTCCATGCCATCCTTGCCCGGCAGCCGCAGATCGGTCACCACCACGTCGAATGCCTCGTCAAGGAGCCGCCGGATCGCTTCGACCCCGTTGTCGGCCCCGGTGACGGCGAATCCCTTCTCCTCCAGGGCGTCCGTCATCGTGAAGCGGAGGCCGGGATCGTCCTCCACGATCAGGATCCGTTTCCCTTCACCGTTCATGGTCCCCTCCCGGCGCAGGGGCAAGGGGGAGAGAGATGCGGAACTCCGTCCCCTCGCCCGGGCGGGAGGAACCGGAGATCTTCCCGCCGTGCTGTTCGATGATCTTTCGGCAGACCGCAAGCCCCAGGCCGGTCCCCTCCCCGTTCCTCTTCGTGGTGAAGAACGGATCGAAGATCTTCTCCAGGTTTTCCTGCGGGATCCCTTCCCCGGTATCGGAAACGATCAGGGTGAGGAAGGGCCCGTCCACGGAGTGACGGAACACCAGCCGTCCTCCCGTGGGCATCGCCACGATGGCGTTCAACACCAGGTTGACGAGAACCTGCTCCATCTTGTGGGCATCCGCCGGGATCGTCAGCGGGGGGAGGTGGTTCTCGACCGCGATCCGGCTCCCCGTGATCCGGTACTCCAGAAACTCCAGGGTCTTCGCCACGAGGCGGGACAGATCGCAATCGGTGATGTTCGTCACATGCACGCTGGAGTAATCGAGCAACTGGGAGACCGCCCGGCGGATCCGATCCAGGCTTTCCGCCAGCACCTCCAGGTAGCGGCCTTGCTTCGCCGGAGGAAGGGTCCCCGCTTCGAGGGCGTGGACGCTGTGCATCGCCCCCGTCAGGGGGCTGTTGATCTCGTGGGCGATTCCCGCCGCCAGGGTTCCGACCGTCGCCATCTTCTCCGTTCTCGCAAGCAGATCCTGTGTTCTTTCCCTCTCGGTTTTTTCCTTCGCGAGCCGGTCGATCATCATCCGGTAGCTGTTCTGGAGATCGCCCAGCTCATCGTGTCGCTCCGGGAGGGAGACCGGTTCGAGCTTCCCCAGCCGCACCGAGTCGAGGGCGCCCACCAGGCGCCGGATCGGCCGAACCATGACCCCGGCGGCCAGGGTGACGAGGAGGATCATGCCCGCGGCGGCGGAGACGGTCAAGGCGAGCGCTTTCCGCTTCAGTTGCCGCAAATGGTCCGCCAGCCCGGCGAGGGAGTAGCCGAACCGGAGGGTGCCGAACCGCTTCGAGGAGACGTTCAACGGCGTGGCCACGTCGATCACCCCTCCAGCGAACGGGTCTCCGACGCGGGAGAGGACCACCTCTTCGGCCGAAAGGGCCTTCCGCGACAGGGGGTCGTCGAGTCTCCGGTTGAACAG
This genomic stretch from Deltaproteobacteria bacterium harbors:
- a CDS encoding sigma-54 dependent transcriptional regulator; amino-acid sequence: MNGEGKRILIVEDDPGLRFTMTDALEEKGFAVTGADNGVEAIRRLLDEAFDVVVTDLRLPGKDGMEVLRTARGKSPPPSVVVMTGYGSVESAVAAMKSGAEDYLTKPFPVEALLLLLGKILRLRSLEEENRELKRRILSQSRFDELIGRSKPMLDVFDLVSTVAGTDATVLLLGESGTGKELVARALHRRGKRKGGPFVALNCSAIPESLFEAEIFGYEKGAFTGADRRRAGKIEQADGGTLFFDEVAEVPVSAQAKLLRVLEERSFTRLGGSETVHVDLRVISATNRQDMKVLVDEGRFRTDLFYRLNVFEIQMPPLRDRREDIPLLVEHFVEKLGGGRRVSEKAMELLMDHPFPGNVRELWNMMERASILCKEGTIGPEHLPPKFPGAGTSPAAIPLPEEILPLKDAVRRFEAAYIEKALQAAGGSKARASDLLQIGRKALWERLKK
- a CDS encoding ATP-binding protein; this encodes MAAGAVGILLVAIALHYFLVGSEKRHLLEKEEQTARTLATSMKLPFTQLLLYDQTGTIAEAGLLDLYVSRMVGNKDLHIVYAMVFDPEGRILSHSDLTLFNRRLDDPLSRKALSAEEVVLSRVGDPFAGGVIDVATPLNVSSKRFGTLRFGYSLAGLADHLRQLKRKALALTVSAAAGMILLVTLAAGVMVRPIRRLVGALDSVRLGKLEPVSLPERHDELGDLQNSYRMMIDRLAKEKTERERTQDLLARTEKMATVGTLAAGIAHEINSPLTGAMHSVHALEAGTLPPAKQGRYLEVLAESLDRIRRAVSQLLDYSSVHVTNITDCDLSRLVAKTLEFLEYRITGSRIAVENHLPPLTIPADAHKMEQVLVNLVLNAIVAMPTGGRLVFRHSVDGPFLTLIVSDTGEGIPQENLEKIFDPFFTTKRNGEGTGLGLAVCRKIIEQHGGKISGSSRPGEGTEFRISLPLAPAPGGDHER